GTCTGAGGCGAAAGGCCTACTTGCAACCGGAAAGCaggttcttcttcgtttcgtatGCACACGCAACCACATGAGCCAACCACAGTCGTATtcaggtaaaaaaaaaaaaagaagtaccGAACCCGAACGCACTACGCTCCGCGAGAATTGCTGGCAAACCCGGTTCTTTCCGCGCGATGTAGCGATCACTCCAGCGAGCGCAAGAGCAAACGATCAAAGATACCGGCCCCGCTGGCAGGGGAGGTGGGTGAGATGCTCTTTCGCATCAAGAGACGCGCACTAGCGATCGACACGATCTCCAACGGGCCCCACCCAACTACCGCAATGAGTGCACGATGCTGAAGCCCAGCAACTTTCTGGGGCATGACCGAGCGGCTGTCCGTTTGCCCCCTTCCGCACACCACCTTTTTCCGTGCTAAGTTCTAGTTGCCGACGCAAGGCAAACACCAACTGCTGCACGGCAACCTGGTGATAATTGAAGCCGCAATTGAGACGCACAACTCGACACTTGCGGCGGTCACTTGTGGTGTGCACAGCACGAAACCGTGTCCACGGATTAACACGTAAAGGCACCGGACCTAAATGCTCTAGCAAACCGGTCGGCGGAATAATGTTCTTGCTCTCTAGTTAGCTGGTCAGCACCAAGCGAAGCGTTCTTCAACGTCCACAAGATCGCTGCGATTCTCACTTGTCCacttttcaatgttttcttcagcttcagcggTGCTAGCACCGGCCAACGAGAACGGAAGTATTCGAGGGGGAAAAcgggcagaagaaggaaaaaccgcGTCACTGACGTGTGAAATCCAGCGGAAAAGGCGGCGCACCTGAACTCCACTCCCGGTTAAATTGCACTCACAAACAGATCAACTCGCGCCGAATTGGAGGAAAATCGTGGACACGTTCGTAATGAATTACCTCTTGCTGCAGAACCAAAAATCGGAAACGAATAAAATGCGCTCGACGAGGCGCGTCCGCACCAAAGTGTTTCAAAAAGAGAGGTGGTGTCATGTAGATCCCCTCGcagattttagaaaaaaggaTGAGAATTTGACAGTTGTGTGCACTGTTCTCGTTTACTTTGGGACGTGGGTTTTAAAGCTGTTTTTGTGTTACCGTGTTTTTTTAGAAATCCGGTACGAAAGATAACGTTTTCACAAATATTCTTAGGTGCTTATTCCGGTGCTAGGCGATACCGAACGCCTCAGTCGtgttcaacgattttttcaGGTTCGTCGATTATTTTCCCGAACAAACCGTCGGCTGTCACCAGAATAAAAAAGCGATCGCCTGCGTGATTTCCTTAGGCGATAATGAACtcaaaaatgaacaaaaatggatTTGACGCCCGAGGCGTTATAAGGTATCGCCTCACCGGAATAAGCACGTAATTTTTCGATTTACGCTAGAGTCTGGCCAAGGTacttaaaaagacaggtagcatcttaaccgctttgacaggtcaccattttgaatttgtttgacattcataggagggcgcttttataaacaaaaccacgtgagtttcaagaagaagaagaagaagaagatatgggcaagtttggtggttttatcaaggaaagtacctgatttcactctttttcggatgtttaaatgattcatctctctatttaagatcattcgagcgaccgagttgtgttttacagcgagtgagcacggtccaggaacgctagctagctcttgttctaggccgggtggcaagacctacggaccgataccatattgaaacactagggagaattttgagaatatttgcgtaaactttaactttcgtgccacttttcgtgaattttaactgtcgtaataccacagaaaagcgaaaacagctccgaaaagagcgttcccgaagtaaacatcccaccatcccgtgaatgtcaaactctgaagttttttctaaaataaaatcggggatttgttctggataaagctacctgtctttttaaagtaccttgagtCTGGCCCAGGTTAAACACCTTGGTCTAGCGTGCGCTTGACCGATTGCCGATTTTTTCGAGTGTAGTGCTCGAAATCATTTGGCTGATTTTTCGAGCAGATTGTTTTGATGCCAGGAAGGATCACGACGCCGCCAACGAAGCCTCAACGGGAAAAAGCGGTCGTTGCCCCCTGCCCGCGCTCCCTtggaccaacgacgacggaacggacCGCGCCACGACCGCGCCTGGCCTGCTGGATGGataccaactgctgctgcaccagctgGAGATTAGCGCAAAGCAGGGCTCGCTAACGCAAACGAGGTCGACTTCATCATGGACGGCTCACAGGAGGCGGAAGATGAAGAGTGCGTCCACCATCCACGCGTCATCATTCACATCGACATGGACTACTTCTACGCCCAGGTCGAGGAAGTACTGAATCCGTCGCTCAAAGATCGACCGTTTGCCGTAAAACAGCGGTTCTGCGTTGTCACGTCGAATTACATCGCCCGCGACCTCGGCATTCGAAAGCTGCAGCCAGTCAAGGAAGCGCTCGCAATCTGCCCCGAGCTAGTGCTGGTCAACGGAGAAGATTTGACCAAGTATAAGGCGATGTCGCAGCGGATTAATGAAATCATGCACCGGTTTACGCCGCACGTCGAGAAGCTGGGACTCGACGAGAACTACCTTGACGTGACCGAGCTGACCGCGGAGCGGTTGGAGCAGCTGGACGGTGAATCATCAATCAGCAATGCGAACGTGCAAACCGAACGCGTCGTCGGTTTGATCCATCCCCCGCCCGAAGACCGGCAGCGCTCGGAGTACTCCGACCGGGAACTGTTTCGATCCTGCTGTTTATGCGGCTGTGATCGTCGACTGATACTCGCTACGCACATTGCGCAGGAAATCCGCGAGTGTATCTTCCGTGAGCTAGGCCTCCGGTGCTGTGCCGGTATCGCACACAACAAGCTGCTGGCCAAGCTGGTGGGAGCGATGaacaaaccgaacaaacaGACGGTGTTGCTGCCAACGGCGAGCAGTAGCTTTGTTGCATCGCTCGGTTGCGTTCGATCGCTCACTGGAATTGGTGAGAAGACGGCACAGACACTAGCGGAATGCTGCAACGTTACCACGGTTACCGATTTGCAGCAGATCGAGTTGGAGCGGCTAGCGCGCCACGTAGGCCATGAGCAAGCCGTCCGCCTGAAGCAGATCGCACTTGGTCGCGATGATACACCGGTACGGCAAACGGGTAAACCGAAATCCGTTGGTCTCGAGGACTCGTGCCCAGCAATCTCGGTACGAGCCGATGCGGAGGAAAAGTTTCGCCATCTGCTGGTGCGGCTAGTGAAAAACATTGCCGAGGATGGGCGAGTACCGATCGCCATTAAGGTGACGGTCCGGAAGTTCGATTCCACCAAGCGCACCACCCACCGAGAATCGAAGCAGGACAAGCTGCTACCATCGTTGTTTCGGCACACCAGCGGTAAGCTCGTGCTGGCCGAAGGGGCCCAGGAAAAGCTGCTTGCGATTGTGATGCGCGTGTTCGAGCGAATGGTCGATCTGCGACAACCGTTCAACATAACGCTGCTGGGATTATCGTTTTTCAAGTTCCAGGAGCGACGCGTAGGGAGCAAATCCATCGCCAATTTTCTCATCAAAAAGTCTGACATCGAGGTACAGTCCATTACGAACCTGAGCAATGAATCGATTACCCTAAGCGAGACCAGCTTTTGTTCGAATAAATCGCTTACGGCGATGGACTGTGAACcgtgtggtgccggtggttctTCCGATGCCGGCTCACTTGCGTCCTTGTCCGGATCCGAATCGGACGTGGAACCATCACCGAAAAAATCGCGTCGTTTTCTGTACCGTGGCTACCGAGGGAGCAGTGAACAAGCGGCAGGGCAGCAGAATCGGCGAGAGGATGAGGCAACGCTCAGCAAGCTACGTGTGGCTGATCTTCGTTTGAGTTCCAAAGACAACGACCACGAAACACCGCTATCGACGCCACCGGCATccatatcgtcgtcgtcgttatcgaaGCCAGCGCATGGTAATGTCTCGATCACTATGCGGCAAGCGGGTGTTTCTCCAATGGAGGTCTCTTCGAGTGCTACCAGCGCGGCGACTACGAAAGTACCACAacctccactaccaccggcgGTACCTAAGGAGTCGTTCTTCCGTCACCATTTGATGCAGGAAGCGCAACCGTCCACTTCTTGCTCCACGTTGACCAGTGAGACAGCGGCCACAGTCAACCACAGTGTCCAGCGTAGCGAAAGTACAAATTTGCTTCCACCGAATGTTGACCGGGAAGTGTTCCATGCCCTACCGGCCGATGTCCAACAGGAACTGCTTAGTAACTGGAGGCGGGCCATGGAGCTGACCACTTCTTGTAGCGGtaacaacaccatcaacgcTAGCTCTACCGTCGGGGCGCATGTTAGCGTTAGTCCCGGAAGCAGTAATACTGTCACGGCTAGTGTTAGTGCTGGTGTGTCCACCGTACCGGCCGGCAGTCCTCCTGCCGCAGCAAATGCCTCAAGCACAAAGGCTAAAAACACTCTTCATCGCTATTTTGTTAAAAACACGTAGCAGCAGTTGGCTACAGCAGGGCACCCCTTTTTTGTAGGATGTCGGCAAAGTTTGGGGTGGTTCCTGTGTGGAGGCAGAAACCATGGCTctgataactttttttttttatccctgTACATgctattgttttgcttcatttttaattgTATTATTGTTTCTCGATGGTTCTCCGGTGCAGCGGAAccaagttgtttgtttgttttccatttagaTAGTGCCCTCCTAGTGTGATTGCCGGTAGGCCGTGGAATCGATTACTGAAGGTGTcctcttttctttccctttttttattaccTTACACTGTCCACTGGTTCGTTTGTGTTCATGTTTTACGCTAAGTCTGGCAAGTCTGGCACATCGTTCACAAGTACATTCATCTTCCATCATCGCCGCGTGTATATTGCGTGTGGACTAAAAGGACTACTTCAAAAGCGTCGAGCAAAAGTTAGTGTTTTACTTTCCCACTTCATCATCCTTTCTACTGAAAAGTCTTAAAGAATCATTCCCGCCTGAACATGCAGGAGAAGCAGatgtttaataataaaaaagaattgaGAAACCGTTTATCAACCAAAAGGAACGAATATATTTATGTAACAACAAACGCTCATAGGTTGTTACTCATTGACCATATCACACGCGCATCCGCAGCACCTCGTCGCACCTTTGGCAAACACAAGCGCGATCGTCTCCTTCGGGCAACAGAAACCTTCGACACCGTGGGCACAGTGACTGATCTGATTTAGTGATCTTTACAATGAACCGTTCGGTCGACTCATCTGCAGGACGACTGCGCAACTCAACCGAACCAATTTGTAACAATTCGCACAGTTCCGTCTCTGCATCTGCGCGTCCCACGATTGGGTGTAGTGCCGATAGTTGAgcaaaatcattttcatcgcaCTCAACGGTTACTTGGAGCAACCAAGAATTAACGTTGAGTTGTGCTTGCTGGGTATACACTACGTGGCGTAGGTCTAGCGCAACTTCCATCGCTGTGCCGGATAACTCCGCTTTGGAATCAGTTGTAGGGGGCGACATTCTCAACATATCCTGACGGAAATGCTTGTAAAAATAGTTTTTCCCTAAAAGAAAAGTGAGAAATCGAGATATTAGTTAATTTAGTGGAATGGAAACGGTGCAGAAAAGTTCAGAAATGCTAACCCCTATAATAAGTCCAGCTCTCCTCCACCAGAAACGGTACGATGGGCCACAATACCTCACACAACGTTTGGTAGGTATTGGCGAGAATAGCAGTAACGTGCGCATGTTCTTGATCGGTACCACAATACAGTCGATCCTTTACCACGTGCAAATATAGCCCCGATAGCGTCGAGAGGCAAAAGTTAAGGATGCTTGCGGTCGCCCGATTATGCTGATAGGCATCGTACAAGTCAAACACGTTCCGCCGAAACTGGACCAACTGTTGTAGGTAATAGCGGTCGATGTGGTGTAGCATCTCCGTCCGGATTTCTAGCTCACTGGTGTCCGCGCGGTTGAGGGCGCCAAGAAGGAATTTTAGAATGCCTCTCAACTTCTGAACACTATCAGCCGATGATGTGAGCAGCTTGTGACTGACGGGAATGGACGTGCTCTGGGTAGCATGAGAGCAAACCCACCAGCGCAGCACATCACAGCCGTACTTGGTAATTATGCTTGACGGGGATATTATGTTACCGAGCGATTTGGACATTTTCATACCATTCTCGTCAACCGCAAAACCGTGCACGAAGATCGCCTTGTACGGTGCTTTACCCCGTGAAGCGACACTCGTCAGAAGGGACGATTGGAACCAACCTGTAAACTGATCGATTCCTTCGAGATATAGATCGGCCACACGATCCTTACCAAGTACCGTACACCACGACACTCCAGAATCGAACCAAATATCAAGAATATCGTTGCCCTTTCTCAAACAGTCCAGCGGTATCTCGAGTTCCTTGAGCATTTCCTCCGGCACTAGCTGTTCGACGGGAGTGGTCCACCagaaatcgatcgacgatTCCTGCATGAGCCGTGCTTCGAGCGTAGCAAGCAATGACCGATGTAGCACCGGTTGGCCCGAGCGGGAATCGTACAGAACCGGTATCGGTACACCCCAGGCACGTTGCCGTGATATGCACCAGTATGGACGCTTCCGTAGTTGACCCTCCAGTACGCGCTTGCTCACTTCGGCAGAGGTTCGCGGATATATCTCAACGTCTCGTACCGCCTCAAGCGCCATCTGTTTCAGGCTACTCGTATCGATGAACCACTGATCGCTGGCACGCAGCATTACTGGTTGCTTCGTACGCCAGTCTATGGGATAGGAATGCTCCAGTGTGGTCAGGTGGAGCGTCGCTGGCCGCAGCAATTCCGATACAATTCGATTACCCTCAGTAAGGGCAAGCCGTCCTATTAGAGGTGCCGGGGCACGCTCGTTGTAACGTCCTTCTTCATTGATCAAGCTCTTGATTTCCATCCGATGCTCGAGACATACGAGAAAGTCATCCGGTCCGTGTGCTGGGGCGGTATGCACGAGACCAGTACCCTTCTCTGCCTTCACGTGGCCAGCTGGTAAAAATGGCAGCACCTCATCCGTGTTCAATGGATGATGATAACGCAGAGCCCGCAACTCATTTCCCGGTATGGTTTGCAGTGCCTCAAACGTTTGTCCCAACTGTTTGCCAAGATACTGGATGAGATCCTTCCCGACCAGTAGCGTATCACCGTCCACTGAACGAACCAAACTGTAGTCCAGCGAAGGATTGTAGCAAATGGCCTGATTTGCGGGTAGTGTCCACGGTGTCGTTGTCCATATTACGGCGTGCACGTCTGCGGCGTTCCCGAATCCCATGCTCTTGATAGTGGGACAATCGGTGCCACGATTCGCCAACCTCAGTTTTACGTACATCGAAGGGCTTACGTGTGCTTCATCGTATTCAAGTTCAGCTTCGGCCAGTGCAGAGCGCGATGAGGGTGACCAGAAGACGGGCTTCAACGCTCGATAGATAAGCTTGCGCTCGTACAGATCGTAAAACAATCGCAGCTGTTCACGTATGTACGCTGGATCGAGCGTGCGGTATAAACCACGATCACTGTCGGACCAGGCTGCCGTTATACCCCATGCTTCGAACGATTTCCGCTGTTTAACGATCGTTTCGAGTGCGAATCGTCGGGCTGTATCACGAATTTCGGGTGCCGAGCGTGCTTGCCCTGCGCCGGTTTGTCCCTTTTTCGACTTCTTCGCAAACGCTTCTAGTGCTTTTAGTTCGATCGGTAGCCCGTGACAATCCCAGCCCGGAACATAGTGGACTCTCGATCCACTAATGATTTTGTGTTTCAGTATGAGATCTTTTAAAATCTTGTTCACTGCATGTCCCATGTGTAGCTCTCCGTTCGCGTACGGTGGCCCATCGTGCAGGATAAACTCATCCTTTGCCAGTGCTGGCGCCGTACGATTCCAGCTGTATAATTCGCTAAAACATGTCTAGAATAGAAGGTATGATCAAAAGAAAATcagaagcaccaccaaccgatgcACAGCATACCTTTCGCAGCTGATCCTCGACTTCGGATCGCTTGTCGGCGCTCAATCGGGCCGGAAATTTGGTCCGAGGTAATCGGATGGTGGACGTGTACTTACTCTCCTCCTTGGTCGCACTTTTAGTCGCTAAATAGCGAATACTCGCCCGGAAGCCGGTCGCCCAGCACTCCGAGCGGCCGCGTAACATCATTGCTGGGGTGGAGTGAGGGGATTGTTATGACGTCTGGTTTGTCACCCCGTTCGGCGGCTGTCAGAATAGAACGCCTTGGTGCCGGGAGCTAGGAACCAAAAAGCGGAACATGTCGTCGCCCAAAGAAGCCGCGGAACCTGAAAACACGAAATTGAAGGTGTTGGCCCTCCATGGCTACCGGCAGAACGCGGACAGCTTCCGCTCGAAGCTGGGTTCCTTCCGGAAGCAGGTCAGCAAATACGTAGAGTTTGTGTTTCTATCGGCACCACACATAGCCGCCCCGTTGGAAGTCGGCGGAGAGCAGGATCCCACACAACGGAGCTGGTGGTTCAACAAAGACGACCACACGTTCAAAGGCACTAACCAAGGAGGTCCTGCATTCGGTTTCGATGAAAGTCTTCGGTTGGTGGAAAAAACGTGGCAGGCAGAAGGCTGCCACGGACTGCTTGGATTCTCACAGGGTGCCTGCTTCGCGGGATTGCTGTGCGATTTAAGTGCGCGAGGCATGACCGGGGTGAAGCCTCAATTTGCCATTCTTGCGTCTGGTTTCCGTTCGGGCAGCTTGGTGCATTTGAATTACTATGAGAACAAGATTCAGCTTCCTTCGCTACACCTCTACGGTGAGACGGATGAAATCATTACGAAAGGTAAGCGAACCGCTGTGCTGGACACAGCCGTTCAATGGCCAACTAGTAACGGAGTTTTGCTTATCAAATAGATATGAGCATTGCCCTGTCGGACACCTTCCTGGAGCCGGAAATAGTCACTCACCCGGGCGGACACTACTTTCCCGCGCAAGCGTCCATGAAGCAGATCTACGTAGATTTCTTCCGCGATCAGCTGCAGCTCTACCTGGAAGCAAAAGAACTGGCCAATGCCACTGAGGAGAATACATTGCAGCTCGAACCCCAGACGACGAGTGGTGCTTCGGATGGAGAGCAGCCTGatgattcggattcggattgaCGGTCAATCATCATCTAACTCGTCTTCTTACCGTACCTCCGTACAATCCTCCCGAAACTGAAAGGtttattttctctccattACTTAATTATGCAAAGCCGTACGAATAAAACTACCCAagatagaaaaggaaaaggaaacgctGCTCGatgtggcgcacacacacgcgcgcgcgagttcATGGACTATCTGTTGCAGTTCTTCTCTGGCATTTGAGAAGAAATGGGCCGGGGTAAATGTTTCTACATGCTCATGGATTCAGTTCAAcaattttgccaaaaaaaggaaagaaatgctTCGAAGTGGATGGGCAATAGTGCTGGTCTTAAATCGAGAATTAGTAGCAAGAGCCAGAACCATAATCCATTACAACCGTTGTTTGGTGTGGCAGATAGTTCCTAGTGTGTCGAACCagcgtttttgggggttgctGCCTAGAGAACGATAGAAtacaaacaagcgaaaagaaaatctgcgtATGATGATTATGCCGGCCTCCCTCCTTCGCCTGATCAGCCCCTTACTAGACTAGCTGATCCTGCCCGTTGGCGGTGTCCTGATTTTTCATCACTTCGGGTAGATCGGGTGGCAAGGAGTAGGGTGTTAGCTCGAGTTGCTCGAAAAGCCCATCCTTACGTATTGCAAGTCCGAGCTGGGCTGGGCATTGTGCCTTTGCCGTTGCGACGGTGATCCCACAGTCCTGAAGCGTTTTCTCGTCTTCCATAATCGTGTCTTTGTTGAAGAGCTGTTGGTCATGAGGAGGAACTTTGATGATCCCCTCGATCATGCGTTTAAGGTCGGAAACCAGTGTCGTCTCTTTGGCATCGGTGAAAATGGTCGTCTTTTGCCGTCGAATCATCATGAAAACATCCTACAATCGGGAAGCGACAAAAACGAGTGAGATAATTGCATACGACAAGCCGATTTTACGGCCGATGCTCTGGCGATGACGGTCTATGATCACGGTGTCAGCTGATAAGCGCCCTGCGAATCGCGCCGGTAAGGGCCGGCGCGATAGTCTGCCTTTCAAGTCGTCTCCAAAATTGCACACCGTTGGTCATGCGTTGAGTCCCGCCCGACAAATATGACGAAACCGGGCAAAGGTTAATCCGGAATCTGGGGATGTCTTTGCCCCTTTTTCCATGCGTCCCGTCGCCCAACTTGATCTTATCAGCAAACACACGGTCACAACACAATCAGAGCCGGGCGCCCTTACGACATGCGTGCGGACGCCGGATAACCTCGATCGCACCTTGCACGCGCTACGTAGGATGAGAATTCAAAATTGGACAACCCAGGATCTTACCATTTTTTGTATTATGCACTTTGTGGTGCTGCACTGTTCGTTTGCACTGCTTCTTCCTTGTCTCGCTCTTGCAGCCGGCCGTTTATGCCCTTCGCGTGAAACAGAGCAGGGTCCTGGCCCTTCAACTTTGCACAGCTAACGCGGCAGAAGTGTCGAGTAGACCTCCAGCGATGGATCGCTAGCCGGGGAGTCGGTATGAAAGAACCAGTTCGCTGGAGACTGCAAAGGATTGCGCAGATAATATTATCAAAAAGGGGACAAACTCACGGCGCTAGAAAGAGCTCACCTCTCGATGccgatctttttttttctttagccGATCAAGTTTGACAACTCATTCATGACAACACTAGAAGTAAAGGCTGCCACACACAGCACGCGTTACTAGCGGCAGTTGCGGCGATGATTCCCACACAAAATAATAACGAAATTTCAAGAGCATTGAGGCATAGGACAACCGTGACTTGTAGCTCGAGAGCAAGCTATTCTTGTATGaaagaatttaaaaaatcacTTTTCAATCCAATCGGTCCGAAACCGGTTCATTGGCTACTTGGGTGGTTTGCGCGTCGATAGAACTGGTTCGAATTTGGGCTACTTGGGTGTAAACTTCCGTTTGCTGTCAAACTGGAGTCGCGTGTTTTGTTTCGGGCACCCGGGGTGCAAAGAAATCTGTTCGGACGATTAAACGAATAAATTCAGCGTTGTTTTGTGTCCATTTTCGACTGTAAATTTGCGCAGCGATGGTAAGTAAAAAAGACGGTATCTCGAGATCCATGCCACCAGCCAATCGCATCTTGTACGGTTCGTTTCAGGCGCTGCATGTTCTCTATGAGCACGCCGCGGGGTACGCGCTGTTCGGGGTAAAGGAATTTGAGGAGATCGGAATGCTGCTGCCCCAGGTAGAGGCTTCGATCCTCGATTTGGCGCGCTTCAACTCGATCGTGAAGCTGGTAGGCTTCCATCCGTTCAAAACGGCCGTCGCGGCACTTAACAACGTGAACGCGATCTCGGAGGGTCTGTTGCCGGATGATTTAGCGGCGTTTCTGGACACCACGCTACCGAAGTCCTCGAAAAAGAAGCAGGTCACGCTCGGTGTAGCCGATGCCAAGCTCGGTGCAGCGATTGCCGAAGCGCTCAGCGTGCAGTGCTCGCATATTGGCGTCGTACCCGAAGTGCTGCGCGGCATCCGGCACCACTTTCCGAGCCTGGTGAAGGGATTCACGGACCAGTCGGCGGCTGTGGCGCAGCTCGGTTTAGGTCATAGCTACTCGCGTTGCAAGGTGAAGTTCAATGTGCACCGTTCGGATAACATGATCATCCAGTCGATTGCGCTGCTCGATCAGCTCGACAAGGACATCAACACGTTCTCAATGCGTATCCGCGAGTGGTACTCGTACCACTTCCCGGAGCTGGTGAAAATCGTGCCCGACAACTATCTGTTCGCGAAGGTGGCCCACTTTATCAAGGATCGCAAATCGCTTACGAAGGAGAGTCTTGAGGGACTGGAGGAGTTGGTGATGGACTCGGAGAAGGCGCAGGCCATCATCGATGCGGCGAAGATGTCGATGGGTATGGACATCTCGGTGATCGATCTGCTGAATATCGAAATGTTTGCCAAGCGTGTCGTTAATCTGTCCGACTACCGCCAGCAGCTCGCGGGTTATCTGCATTCAAAGATGAACAACGTTGCTCCGAACCTGCAGACACTGATCGGTGATCAGGTCGGTGCGCGCCTTATTTCTAAGGCAGGCAGTCTCACGAAC
The sequence above is a segment of the Anopheles darlingi chromosome 2, idAnoDarlMG_H_01, whole genome shotgun sequence genome. Coding sequences within it:
- the LOC125949506 gene encoding DNA polymerase iota translates to MDGSQEAEDEECVHHPRVIIHIDMDYFYAQVEEVLNPSLKDRPFAVKQRFCVVTSNYIARDLGIRKLQPVKEALAICPELVLVNGEDLTKYKAMSQRINEIMHRFTPHVEKLGLDENYLDVTELTAERLEQLDGESSISNANVQTERVVGLIHPPPEDRQRSEYSDRELFRSCCLCGCDRRLILATHIAQEIRECIFRELGLRCCAGIAHNKLLAKLVGAMNKPNKQTVLLPTASSSFVASLGCVRSLTGIGEKTAQTLAECCNVTTVTDLQQIELERLARHVGHEQAVRLKQIALGRDDTPVRQTGKPKSVGLEDSCPAISVRADAEEKFRHLLVRLVKNIAEDGRVPIAIKVTVRKFDSTKRTTHRESKQDKLLPSLFRHTSGKLVLAEGAQEKLLAIVMRVFERMVDLRQPFNITLLGLSFFKFQERRVGSKSIANFLIKKSDIEVQSITNLSNESITLSETSFCSNKSLTAMDCEPCGAGGSSDAGSLASLSGSESDVEPSPKKSRRFLYRGYRGSSEQAAGQQNRREDEATLSKLRVADLRLSSKDNDHETPLSTPPASISSSSLSKPAHGNVSITMRQAGVSPMEVSSSATSAATTKVPQPPLPPAVPKESFFRHHLMQEAQPSTSCSTLTSETAATVNHSVQRSESTNLLPPNVDREVFHALPADVQQELLSNWRRAMELTTSCSGNNTINASSTVGAHVSVSPGSSNTVTASVSAGVSTVPAGSPPAAANASSTKAKNTLHRYFVKNT
- the LOC125949499 gene encoding isoleucine--tRNA ligase, mitochondrial, which produces MMLRGRSECWATGFRASIRYLATKSATKEESKYTSTIRLPRTKFPARLSADKRSEVEDQLRKTCFSELYSWNRTAPALAKDEFILHDGPPYANGELHMGHAVNKILKDLILKHKIISGSRVHYVPGWDCHGLPIELKALEAFAKKSKKGQTGAGQARSAPEIRDTARRFALETIVKQRKSFEAWGITAAWSDSDRGLYRTLDPAYIREQLRLFYDLYERKLIYRALKPVFWSPSSRSALAEAELEYDEAHVSPSMYVKLRLANRGTDCPTIKSMGFGNAADVHAVIWTTTPWTLPANQAICYNPSLDYSLVRSVDGDTLLVGKDLIQYLGKQLGQTFEALQTIPGNELRALRYHHPLNTDEVLPFLPAGHVKAEKGTGLVHTAPAHGPDDFLVCLEHRMEIKSLINEEGRYNERAPAPLIGRLALTEGNRIVSELLRPATLHLTTLEHSYPIDWRTKQPVMLRASDQWFIDTSSLKQMALEAVRDVEIYPRTSAEVSKRVLEGQLRKRPYWCISRQRAWGVPIPVLYDSRSGQPVLHRSLLATLEARLMQESSIDFWWTTPVEQLVPEEMLKELEIPLDCLRKGNDILDIWFDSGVSWCTVLGKDRVADLYLEGIDQFTGWFQSSLLTSVASRGKAPYKAIFVHGFAVDENGMKMSKSLGNIISPSSIITKYGCDVLRWWVCSHATQSTSIPVSHKLLTSSADSVQKLRGILKFLLGALNRADTSELEIRTEMLHHIDRYYLQQLVQFRRNVFDLYDAYQHNRATASILNFCLSTLSGLYLHVVKDRLYCGTDQEHAHVTAILANTYQTLCEVLWPIVPFLVEESWTYYRGKNYFYKHFRQDMLRMSPPTTDSKAELSGTAMEVALDLRHVVYTQQAQLNVNSWLLQVTVECDENDFAQLSALHPIVGRADAETELCELLQIGSVELRSRPADESTERFIVKITKSDQSLCPRCRRFLLPEGDDRACVCQRCDEVLRMRV
- the LOC125949552 gene encoding esterase AGAP003155, which encodes MSSPKEAAEPENTKLKVLALHGYRQNADSFRSKLGSFRKQVSKYVEFVFLSAPHIAAPLEVGGEQDPTQRSWWFNKDDHTFKGTNQGGPAFGFDESLRLVEKTWQAEGCHGLLGFSQGACFAGLLCDLSARGMTGVKPQFAILASGFRSGSLVHLNYYENKIQLPSLHLYGETDEIITKDMSIALSDTFLEPEIVTHPGGHYFPAQASMKQIYVDFFRDQLQLYLEAKELANATEENTLQLEPQTTSGASDGEQPDDSDSD
- the LOC125949569 gene encoding elongin-B; protein product: MDVFMMIRRQKTTIFTDAKETTLVSDLKRMIEGIIKVPPHDQQLFNKDTIMEDEKTLQDCGITVATAKAQCPAQLGLAIRKDGLFEQLELTPYSLPPDLPEVMKNQDTANGQDQLV
- the LOC125949526 gene encoding nucleolar protein 56; its protein translation is MALHVLYEHAAGYALFGVKEFEEIGMLLPQVEASILDLARFNSIVKLVGFHPFKTAVAALNNVNAISEGLLPDDLAAFLDTTLPKSSKKKQVTLGVADAKLGAAIAEALSVQCSHIGVVPEVLRGIRHHFPSLVKGFTDQSAAVAQLGLGHSYSRCKVKFNVHRSDNMIIQSIALLDQLDKDINTFSMRIREWYSYHFPELVKIVPDNYLFAKVAHFIKDRKSLTKESLEGLEELVMDSEKAQAIIDAAKMSMGMDISVIDLLNIEMFAKRVVNLSDYRQQLAGYLHSKMNNVAPNLQTLIGDQVGARLISKAGSLTNLAKYPASTVQILGAEKALFRALKTKSNTPKYGLLFNSSFIGRANAKNKGRISRFLANKCTIASRIDCFSETPTTVFGEALKQQVEDRLKFYESGEIPRKNLDVMQEAIAAAAVDQNASAKKKKKKNKRKVDETNGNGDTNGADESQQLNGSTAAAELDETVNSTNGEPKKKKKKKSKVAEPAEEV